Proteins from a single region of Alphaproteobacteria bacterium:
- a CDS encoding FGGY family carbohydrate kinase, with protein MAPLACGIDIGSSNLKVALVSADGRVAALETAATPRIAVDGAVETDAAALVDTLERMVLAAWRRSGAAAPIAALATGGIGEDGVAVDAGLRPLGHAVPWFDLRAAAEAEELAAAFPNADAATGIGFEPTRTAAKWLWLARHRPDALPREATWIALTDFPLVRWSGRPFMAGSLAARTACFDLARQAWVPALLAAARAPRLPPVLRAGAAVGPVRPDCPLVGAGALRPDALLVAGGHDHPLAASLIRALASAAIADSVGTAELLYGESDRPLAHRPPIVRSAPIDGDAAEACLYVLPFAQLLAGFDPAAVRAALAVPPPVDAFAGPAESLADALPLAGPIARPSGDRPQAIWRTLEAAAYAVRLVLADMARMGLADGPLYATGGWVRPDPLAGMRAAALGRTVRRVREPELVALGAARLAMRALGPVSAPPEARLAVDVFAPSPSAAALHEVRYRSAAPALSAALHLMEDP; from the coding sequence TTGGCTCCGCTCGCCTGCGGCATCGACATCGGCTCCAGCAACCTGAAGGTGGCGCTGGTTTCCGCCGACGGGCGGGTGGCGGCGCTGGAGACGGCCGCGACGCCGCGCATCGCGGTCGACGGCGCGGTCGAGACCGATGCCGCGGCGCTGGTCGATACGCTGGAGCGGATGGTGCTGGCGGCGTGGCGACGCAGCGGCGCGGCGGCGCCGATTGCCGCGCTTGCCACCGGCGGGATCGGCGAGGACGGGGTGGCGGTCGATGCCGGCTTGCGCCCGCTGGGCCACGCCGTGCCCTGGTTCGACCTGCGCGCGGCGGCGGAGGCGGAGGAACTGGCGGCGGCCTTTCCGAATGCCGACGCCGCGACCGGCATCGGCTTCGAGCCGACCCGCACGGCGGCGAAGTGGTTGTGGCTCGCCCGCCATCGCCCGGACGCGCTGCCGCGCGAAGCGACGTGGATCGCGCTGACCGACTTTCCGCTGGTGCGCTGGAGCGGGCGGCCGTTCATGGCCGGCTCGCTGGCGGCGCGCACCGCCTGCTTCGATCTTGCCCGGCAGGCCTGGGTGCCGGCGCTGCTGGCGGCGGCCAGAGCGCCCCGGCTGCCGCCGGTGCTGCGCGCCGGTGCGGCGGTCGGACCGGTGCGGCCGGACTGTCCGCTGGTCGGCGCCGGCGCGCTGCGCCCCGACGCGTTGCTGGTCGCGGGCGGCCACGACCACCCGCTGGCGGCGTCGCTGATCCGGGCGCTGGCATCTGCCGCGATCGCCGATTCCGTCGGCACCGCCGAACTGCTCTATGGCGAGAGCGACCGGCCGCTGGCTCACCGGCCGCCGATCGTGCGGTCGGCGCCGATCGACGGCGATGCCGCCGAGGCCTGCCTCTACGTGCTGCCCTTCGCGCAGCTGCTGGCCGGTTTCGACCCGGCCGCCGTGCGCGCGGCGCTGGCCGTCCCGCCGCCGGTGGATGCCTTCGCCGGCCCGGCCGAGTCCCTCGCCGACGCGCTGCCGCTGGCCGGCCCGATCGCACGGCCATCCGGCGACCGGCCTCAGGCGATCTGGCGTACGCTGGAAGCGGCGGCCTATGCCGTCCGCCTGGTGCTGGCGGATATGGCCCGCATGGGACTGGCCGACGGCCCGCTCTACGCCACCGGCGGCTGGGTCCGTCCGGACCCGCTCGCCGGCATGCGTGCCGCCGCCCTCGGCCGCACGGTCCGCCGCGTGCGGGAGCCCGAGCTGGTTGCGCTGGGCGCCGCCCGGCTGGCGATGCGGGCGCTGGGGCCGGTGAGCGCGCCGCCGGAGGCGCGGCTTGCGGTCGACGTGTTCGCGCCGTCGCCGTCGGCCGCGGCGCTGCACGAAGTACGCTATCGCTCGGCGGCCCCGGCGCTGTCCGCCGCCCTGCACCTGATGGAGGACCCGTGA
- a CDS encoding MAPEG family protein: MALSDKQRGVARGMAAAAAVTALVVAGLALWQATGLVADDTPGARIAFALRWDIAPLITLMAAIGALARHRFFTPADIDGSGLGAGSQRAHVLQAILQNTLEQLVLAVLAHLAWAVVAPVAWMAVVPAAAILFVAGRVLFWLGYARGAPARAFGFALTFYPTVAVIVAAAVVAVAGG, encoded by the coding sequence ATGGCGCTTTCCGACAAGCAACGCGGCGTCGCCCGCGGCATGGCCGCCGCCGCCGCGGTCACGGCCCTGGTGGTTGCCGGCCTCGCCCTGTGGCAGGCGACGGGTCTGGTCGCTGACGACACGCCCGGCGCCCGCATCGCCTTTGCATTGAGATGGGACATCGCGCCGCTGATCACCCTGATGGCCGCGATCGGCGCGCTCGCCCGGCACCGCTTCTTCACCCCGGCCGACATCGACGGCAGCGGGCTCGGCGCCGGTTCGCAGCGGGCCCATGTGCTGCAGGCGATCCTGCAGAACACGCTGGAGCAGCTGGTGCTCGCCGTCCTTGCCCACCTCGCCTGGGCGGTCGTCGCGCCGGTGGCCTGGATGGCCGTGGTGCCGGCGGCCGCGATCCTGTTCGTTGCGGGCCGGGTGCTGTTCTGGCTCGGCTATGCCCGCGGCGCGCCGGCCCGCGCCTTCGGCTTCGCGCTGACCTTCTATCCGACCGTCGCCGTCATCGTCGCGGCTGCGGTCGTCGCGGTGGCTGGCGGGTAG
- a CDS encoding deoxyribose-phosphate aldolase — MAHRLQNSYRMNRLIRPDRAALILPVDHGVVWGRVPGLENPVAVMNRFMDADISGFMMTTGLVRSTEAALARHPALARVLAIDAFWPTGAPETGTGILIARVEDAVRLGVDCVKMLLPWNVGDAEKVRYCARIAAVIGEAAKWEMPTMVEPVLLAAPRTPAVLAAELEVARIAYDLGADIIKITFPGADGTRALVEELGIPIVIAGGALAGDADSTVKDAEDAIAAGAQGLVVGRKVWQRPPDEALRVLAALARATRERHRPIW; from the coding sequence ATGGCCCATCGCCTGCAGAACAGCTATCGCATGAACCGCCTGATCCGCCCCGACCGGGCGGCCCTGATCCTGCCGGTCGACCACGGCGTGGTCTGGGGGCGGGTGCCCGGGCTGGAGAACCCGGTGGCGGTGATGAACCGGTTCATGGACGCGGACATCTCCGGCTTCATGATGACCACCGGCCTGGTGCGCTCGACCGAGGCGGCGCTGGCGCGCCATCCGGCGCTGGCCCGCGTGCTGGCGATCGACGCGTTCTGGCCGACCGGCGCGCCGGAGACCGGCACCGGCATCCTGATCGCCCGGGTCGAGGACGCGGTCCGCCTGGGCGTCGACTGCGTTAAGATGCTGCTGCCGTGGAACGTCGGCGACGCCGAGAAGGTGCGATATTGCGCGCGCATCGCCGCCGTGATCGGCGAGGCGGCGAAATGGGAGATGCCGACCATGGTCGAGCCGGTGCTGCTGGCCGCGCCGCGCACGCCGGCGGTGCTGGCGGCGGAGCTGGAGGTGGCGCGCATCGCCTATGACCTCGGCGCCGACATCATCAAGATCACCTTCCCCGGCGCGGACGGCACCCGCGCGCTGGTCGAGGAGCTGGGCATCCCCATCGTGATCGCCGGCGGCGCGCTGGCCGGCGATGCCGATTCCACCGTCAAGGACGCGGAGGACGCCATCGCCGCCGGCGCACAGGGCCTGGTCGTCGGCCGCAAGGTCTGGCAGCGTCCTCCGGACGAGGCCCTGCGCGTGCTCGCCGCGCTGGCCCGCGCCACCCGCGAGCGCCACCGGCCGATCTGGTAG
- a CDS encoding AI-2E family transporter yields MPPAFLSERPIFVVAAWLVVIALVVALLVIGRALLIPLAVALIVWYLINGVARTVAKISIGRFRPPFPLCIAITVAIIIAFFVLIGDLVSNNVALVSESAPTYEQNIQRLLTGFAGWFGMERVPTIDSLVTRMNLGEFIPALAGSVSGFVADAGLVLAYVLFLLFEQTVFDAKLRRFIRNPDREQSVRAVLARISKEIETYIWIKTVTSALTGVISYAVLILVGVDYAAFWGFLIFLLAYIPTIGSLLGIMFPAVLTLLQFGDWEPFLLTLIPLAFTQIVIGNVVEPRMMGRSLNLSPMVVMVSLILWSSLWGVPGAFLCVPITVIFLIICTYVPSMRGVAVLLSTDGSVENVPKPANSRRRARPRTGPGARPATPPPPTD; encoded by the coding sequence ATGCCGCCCGCCTTCCTGTCCGAACGCCCGATCTTCGTCGTCGCCGCATGGCTGGTGGTGATCGCGCTGGTGGTGGCGCTGCTGGTGATCGGGCGTGCGCTGCTGATCCCGCTCGCGGTGGCGCTGATCGTCTGGTACCTGATCAACGGCGTCGCCCGCACCGTCGCCAAGATCAGCATCGGCCGGTTCCGGCCGCCGTTCCCGCTGTGCATCGCGATCACGGTCGCGATCATCATCGCGTTCTTCGTGCTGATCGGCGACCTGGTCAGCAACAACGTCGCGCTGGTCTCCGAATCGGCGCCGACCTACGAGCAGAACATCCAGCGGCTGCTGACCGGCTTTGCCGGCTGGTTCGGCATGGAGCGGGTGCCGACCATCGATTCCCTGGTCACGCGCATGAACCTGGGCGAGTTCATCCCGGCGCTGGCCGGCTCGGTCAGCGGCTTCGTCGCCGATGCCGGACTGGTGCTGGCCTATGTGCTGTTCCTGCTGTTCGAGCAGACCGTGTTCGACGCCAAGCTGCGCCGCTTCATCCGCAACCCGGACCGCGAGCAGAGCGTGCGGGCGGTGCTGGCGCGGATTTCGAAGGAGATCGAGACCTACATCTGGATCAAGACCGTGACCAGCGCCCTGACCGGCGTGATCAGCTATGCGGTGCTGATCCTGGTCGGTGTCGACTATGCCGCCTTCTGGGGCTTCCTGATCTTCCTGCTGGCCTATATCCCGACCATCGGCTCGCTGCTCGGCATCATGTTCCCGGCGGTCCTGACCCTGCTGCAGTTCGGCGACTGGGAACCCTTCCTGCTGACCCTGATCCCGCTGGCGTTCACCCAGATCGTCATCGGCAACGTGGTCGAGCCGCGGATGATGGGCCGCTCGCTGAACCTCAGCCCGATGGTCGTGATGGTCTCGCTGATTCTGTGGAGCTCGCTGTGGGGCGTGCCGGGCGCCTTCCTGTGCGTGCCGATCACGGTGATCTTCCTGATCATCTGCACCTATGTGCCCAGCATGCGCGGCGTCGCGGTGCTGCTGTCCACCGACGGCAGCGTGGAGAACGTGCCCAAGCCGGCGAACAGCCGCCGCCGCGCCCGCCCGCGCACCGGACCCGGCGCCCGCCCGGCGACGCCGCCGCCGCCGACCGACTGA
- a CDS encoding isochorismatase family protein, with the protein MSDAATLLTPETSGLLVIDMQARLLPALPDAAALLDSVGLLVRVARLVGVPTAVTEHCADRIGRTADTLLAELGHAVFVDKHHFAATRAPGFAAVMQAWAQRTTVVAGAEAHVCVGQTALALRAAGHRVAVAVDAIGARHPEDRAVALARMQAAGVTPVTVEMLATEWLADADDPRFREMLGWIKYRHGRRPI; encoded by the coding sequence ATGAGCGACGCCGCCACCTTGCTGACGCCGGAAACCAGCGGGCTTCTCGTCATCGACATGCAGGCGCGCCTGCTGCCGGCGCTGCCCGACGCGGCAGCGCTGCTGGATTCGGTCGGGCTGCTGGTCCGCGTCGCCCGCCTGGTCGGCGTGCCGACCGCGGTGACCGAGCATTGTGCCGATCGCATCGGCCGCACGGCCGACACGCTGCTGGCGGAGCTCGGCCACGCCGTATTCGTGGACAAGCACCACTTCGCCGCCACCCGCGCGCCCGGCTTTGCGGCGGTGATGCAGGCCTGGGCGCAGCGGACCACCGTCGTCGCGGGGGCTGAGGCGCATGTCTGCGTCGGCCAGACCGCGCTGGCGCTGCGTGCCGCCGGTCACCGGGTCGCGGTCGCGGTCGATGCGATCGGTGCCCGCCATCCCGAGGACAGGGCGGTAGCGCTCGCGCGCATGCAGGCCGCCGGCGTGACGCCGGTGACGGTGGAGATGCTGGCGACCGAATGGCTGGCCGATGCCGACGACCCCCGGTTCCGCGAGATGCTCGGCTGGATCAAGTACCGCCACGGCCGGCGGCCGATCTAG
- the htpG gene encoding molecular chaperone HtpG produces MAETHAFQAEVSRLLEIVAHSLYSDKRIFLRELIANASDACDKLRFEALTRPELAADGDYRVEVAVDSKARTVTVADNGIGMDHGDLVANLGTIARSGTAEFLAGLGSDKAKESALIGQFGVGFYSAFMVADRVDVVSRRAGEAQAWHWSSDGKGDFSVEPAVESPLLPVPARGTRVIVHLKAGEDEFLDQYKVTETVRQYGDHIAIPVTVSVDGGEPTSVNRASALWTRPKAEITEEQYTEFYRHVGQQFDEPWLTLHTKAEGVIEWTALAFIPANRPFDLFRPERKHHLKLYVKRVFITDDCEGLAPAWLRFLRGVVDSPDVPLNVSREMLQHNPVLAKIRSGLVKRVLAELTRKAEADPAAYRRFWENFGPVLKEGIYEDAGQRDEILKLTRFATTRTEADKAGPVSLDEYVARMVPEQKAIYYATGESAEALARSPSLEGFRARGIEVLLLTDPVDEFWTQSVDKYGDKPLAAAARSGADLDAIAPTAQKEKKAETDRPAEIDRLIAAFKAALGDAVADVRRSNRLTDSPVCLVPDENAMNMHLERLLKQHGQLDSLSKRVLELNPDHAIVGRLNAMASDDTKAQDVAQAAHLLLDQARILEGETVPDPVAFAERLNRFVTRGLGA; encoded by the coding sequence ATGGCGGAAACCCACGCATTCCAGGCCGAGGTCTCGCGGCTGCTGGAGATCGTCGCCCACTCGCTCTACTCCGACAAGCGCATCTTCCTGCGCGAGCTGATCGCCAACGCGTCGGACGCCTGCGACAAGCTTCGGTTCGAGGCGCTGACACGGCCGGAGCTGGCGGCCGACGGCGACTACAGGGTCGAGGTCGCGGTCGACAGCAAGGCGCGCACGGTGACGGTGGCCGACAACGGCATCGGCATGGACCATGGCGACCTGGTCGCCAACCTGGGCACCATCGCGCGGTCGGGCACGGCCGAGTTCCTGGCCGGGCTCGGCTCCGACAAGGCCAAGGAATCCGCGCTGATCGGCCAGTTCGGCGTCGGCTTCTATTCGGCGTTCATGGTCGCCGACCGGGTCGACGTGGTCAGCCGCCGCGCCGGCGAGGCGCAGGCCTGGCACTGGTCATCGGACGGCAAGGGCGACTTCTCGGTCGAGCCGGCGGTGGAATCGCCGCTGCTGCCGGTGCCGGCGCGCGGCACCCGGGTGATCGTCCACCTGAAGGCGGGCGAGGACGAGTTCCTCGACCAGTACAAGGTGACCGAGACGGTGCGCCAATATGGCGACCATATCGCCATCCCGGTCACGGTCAGCGTCGACGGCGGCGAGCCGACCAGCGTCAACCGGGCGTCGGCGCTGTGGACCCGACCGAAGGCCGAGATCACCGAGGAGCAGTATACCGAGTTCTACCGCCATGTCGGCCAGCAGTTCGACGAGCCGTGGCTGACCCTGCACACCAAGGCCGAGGGCGTGATCGAATGGACCGCGCTGGCCTTCATCCCCGCCAACCGGCCGTTCGACCTGTTCCGGCCCGAGCGCAAGCATCACCTGAAGCTCTACGTCAAGCGCGTGTTCATCACCGACGACTGCGAGGGCCTGGCGCCGGCGTGGCTGCGCTTCCTGCGCGGCGTGGTCGACAGCCCGGACGTGCCGCTGAACGTGTCGCGCGAGATGCTGCAGCACAATCCGGTGCTGGCGAAGATCCGCTCCGGCCTGGTCAAGCGGGTGCTGGCCGAGCTGACCAGGAAGGCGGAGGCCGACCCCGCCGCCTATCGCCGCTTCTGGGAGAATTTCGGCCCGGTGCTGAAGGAGGGCATCTACGAGGACGCCGGCCAGCGCGACGAGATCCTGAAGCTCACCCGCTTCGCCACGACCCGGACCGAGGCCGACAAGGCAGGGCCGGTCTCGCTGGACGAGTATGTCGCGCGGATGGTGCCGGAGCAGAAGGCGATCTATTACGCCACCGGCGAGAGCGCGGAGGCGCTGGCGCGCAGCCCTTCGCTGGAGGGATTCCGCGCCCGCGGCATCGAGGTGCTGCTGCTGACCGACCCGGTCGACGAGTTCTGGACCCAGTCGGTCGACAAGTACGGCGACAAGCCGCTGGCCGCCGCCGCCCGCTCCGGCGCCGACCTCGACGCGATCGCGCCGACCGCGCAAAAGGAGAAGAAGGCGGAGACGGACCGGCCGGCGGAAATCGACCGGCTGATCGCCGCATTCAAGGCCGCGCTCGGCGACGCGGTCGCCGACGTGCGCCGGTCGAACCGGTTGACCGACAGCCCGGTCTGCCTGGTGCCGGACGAGAACGCGATGAACATGCACCTGGAGCGGCTGCTGAAGCAGCACGGCCAGCTCGATTCCCTGTCGAAGCGCGTGCTGGAGCTGAACCCGGACCACGCCATCGTCGGCCGGCTCAATGCGATGGCGTCGGACGATACGAAGGCGCAGGACGTCGCCCAGGCGGCGCACCTGCTGCTCGACCAGGCCCGCATCCTAGAGGGCGAGACCGTGCCCGACCCGGTCGCGTTCGCCGAGCGGCTCAACCGCTTCGTGACGCGTGGCCTCGGGGCATAG
- a CDS encoding carbohydrate ABC transporter permease — translation MRRRGNRMPAAPQPWPGRRPGPLTYAVLGFWALVCLFPLYWVAVTSLKDGDAIVTGPRYLPFVDFRPSLDSWAFVLTDPVQDLLGRFVNSTVVAFASTALALAAGGMAAYALTRLRCAIPWRLAAIGLAGSALATEALLSQQQRLPALIGLALVLFVLPWFPILRRGAAVGSRTIRIAILASRMVPPVLTVVPLYLVAQTLEILDTRGGLVLVYAAVNLPVALWLLHSVLGARPTEQEEAARLDGASHARILVEILAPMVARGIAGAGLIVFALCWTEYLFAAYLTTDAAQTLPPLVVGQISTGEAQVGGEQREWARFSAAIVLMVLPLLPLTAFAVRHFARAVPRRG, via the coding sequence ATGAGGCGGCGCGGCAACCGGATGCCGGCGGCGCCGCAACCGTGGCCGGGACGCAGGCCCGGACCGCTGACCTATGCCGTGCTCGGCTTCTGGGCGCTGGTGTGCCTGTTTCCGCTCTACTGGGTCGCCGTGACGTCGCTGAAGGACGGCGACGCGATTGTCACCGGGCCGCGCTACCTGCCCTTCGTCGACTTTCGTCCGTCGTTGGATTCGTGGGCATTCGTGCTGACCGACCCGGTCCAGGACCTCCTGGGCCGCTTCGTGAACTCCACGGTCGTCGCGTTCGCGTCGACGGCGCTGGCGCTCGCCGCCGGCGGCATGGCCGCCTATGCGCTGACCCGGCTTCGCTGCGCGATCCCGTGGCGCCTTGCGGCAATCGGCCTGGCGGGGAGCGCCCTGGCCACGGAAGCGCTGCTGTCGCAGCAACAGCGCCTGCCGGCACTGATCGGCCTGGCATTGGTGCTGTTCGTCCTGCCGTGGTTCCCCATCCTGCGCCGCGGGGCCGCGGTCGGCAGCCGGACGATCCGGATCGCGATTCTGGCGAGCCGGATGGTCCCGCCGGTGCTGACCGTGGTGCCGCTCTACCTGGTGGCACAGACCCTGGAGATCCTCGACACCCGCGGCGGATTGGTGCTCGTCTATGCCGCGGTCAACCTGCCGGTCGCGCTGTGGCTGCTGCACAGCGTGCTCGGCGCACGACCGACCGAGCAGGAAGAGGCGGCCAGGCTCGACGGCGCGTCGCATGCGCGCATCCTGGTCGAGATTCTTGCGCCGATGGTCGCGCGCGGCATCGCCGGCGCCGGCCTGATCGTGTTCGCACTGTGCTGGACCGAATATCTGTTCGCCGCCTATCTGACGACCGACGCCGCCCAGACCTTGCCGCCGCTGGTGGTCGGGCAGATATCGACCGGCGAGGCCCAGGTCGGCGGCGAACAGCGCGAATGGGCCCGGTTTTCGGCGGCGATCGTGCTGATGGTGTTGCCGCTGCTGCCGCTCACGGCCTTTGCCGTGCGGCATTTCGCCCGAGCCGTGCCGAGGCGCGGCTGA
- a CDS encoding GGDEF domain-containing protein translates to MCPKKTQPADVHALSNAELCALVADHLPVCIGYVDALQRVRYANARYQQLFDKPLSAMHGRPIAEVVGRTNYVAVRDRIERALEGEPADFEQVATYPGIGERTVQISYIPDTRRDGYVMGYFVLTTDITEKAEMRRALEAQNEELRRAKAELEQLALKDPLTGIGNRRLFYLRLEHAIALARRSGQPLAILLIDLDRFKRINDRHGHAAGDAVLKTTADRLQRCCRTVDTIARLGGDEFVLLMETGVTADGARVLANRLEQQLILPVDLDDTQVSIGASIGIAMAEGRDVDAERLLGAADKAMYRIKASGGGVDLRWLGPEDAVAGKPDSQAVA, encoded by the coding sequence ATGTGCCCCAAGAAAACGCAACCGGCCGACGTTCACGCGCTGAGCAATGCGGAGCTGTGCGCGCTGGTGGCGGATCACCTGCCGGTCTGCATCGGCTATGTCGATGCGCTGCAGCGGGTGCGCTACGCCAATGCGCGTTATCAACAGCTGTTCGACAAGCCGCTCAGCGCCATGCACGGCCGCCCGATCGCGGAGGTCGTCGGTCGGACGAACTACGTCGCCGTGCGCGACCGGATCGAGCGCGCGCTCGAGGGCGAGCCGGCCGACTTCGAGCAGGTCGCGACCTATCCCGGCATCGGCGAGCGCACGGTCCAGATCAGCTATATCCCCGATACCCGCCGGGACGGGTATGTGATGGGCTATTTCGTGCTCACCACCGACATCACCGAGAAGGCGGAAATGCGCCGGGCGCTGGAGGCGCAGAACGAAGAACTGCGTCGCGCCAAGGCGGAACTGGAGCAGCTGGCGCTCAAGGACCCGCTGACCGGCATCGGCAACCGGCGCCTGTTCTATCTGCGGCTGGAGCATGCGATCGCGCTGGCCCGGCGCTCGGGCCAGCCGCTGGCGATCCTGCTGATCGACCTCGACCGCTTCAAGCGGATCAACGACCGGCACGGGCACGCCGCCGGCGACGCGGTGCTGAAAACGACGGCGGACCGGCTGCAGCGCTGCTGCCGCACGGTCGACACCATCGCCCGCCTCGGCGGCGACGAGTTCGTGCTGCTGATGGAGACCGGCGTGACCGCGGACGGCGCCAGGGTGCTCGCCAACCGGCTGGAGCAGCAGCTGATCCTGCCGGTGGACCTGGACGATACCCAGGTCTCCATCGGTGCCAGCATCGGCATCGCGATGGCCGAGGGCCGCGACGTCGATGCCGAGCGCCTGCTCGGCGCGGCCGACAAGGCGATGTACAGGATCAAGGCGTCCGGCGGTGGCGTCGACCTGCGCTGGCTCGGGCCGGAGGACGCGGTCGCGGGCAAACCGGACTCGCAGGCGGTCGCCTGA
- a CDS encoding VOC family protein: protein MIARIDHIVLTVRDIEAACAFYARVLGLEPVTFGADGRRALRFGQQKINLQTLGMETRNHACIGSGDLCLVTDWPLARVEAQLAAEGVAVVEGPVARSGALGPMTSVYFNDPDGNLIEIGAYG from the coding sequence GTGATCGCCCGCATCGACCACATCGTGCTGACCGTGCGCGACATCGAGGCCGCCTGCGCCTTCTATGCCCGCGTGCTGGGCCTGGAACCGGTGACCTTCGGCGCCGACGGCCGCCGGGCGCTGCGCTTCGGGCAGCAGAAGATCAACCTGCAGACACTTGGCATGGAGACCCGCAACCATGCCTGCATCGGCTCCGGCGATCTGTGCCTGGTGACCGACTGGCCGTTGGCGCGGGTCGAGGCGCAGCTGGCCGCGGAGGGCGTGGCGGTGGTCGAAGGGCCGGTCGCGCGCAGCGGCGCGCTGGGGCCGATGACCTCGGTCTATTTCAACGACCCCGACGGCAACCTGATCGAGATCGGCGCCTACGGCTAG
- a CDS encoding nuclear transport factor 2 family protein — MTEEQRNVAIVKEQYDLWGGTKGGSMEDALSILADDIHWCSLGDANPDIPFAAECHSKDQVRAYFQRLFTDWEMMHFTVDEFIAQGDRVVALGHCAFRSRKTGKVSETRKCDVWRMKDGKAVAVSEFFDTATIVSASR, encoded by the coding sequence ATGACCGAGGAGCAGCGCAACGTCGCCATCGTCAAGGAGCAGTACGACCTGTGGGGCGGCACCAAGGGCGGCAGCATGGAGGATGCGCTGTCGATCCTGGCCGACGACATCCACTGGTGTTCGCTCGGCGACGCCAACCCGGACATTCCCTTCGCGGCCGAGTGCCACAGCAAGGACCAGGTCCGAGCCTATTTCCAGCGGCTGTTCACCGACTGGGAAATGATGCATTTCACCGTCGACGAATTCATTGCCCAGGGCGACCGGGTCGTGGCTCTGGGCCACTGCGCCTTCCGCTCGCGCAAGACCGGCAAGGTCTCCGAAACGCGCAAATGCGATGTCTGGCGGATGAAGGACGGCAAGGCCGTCGCGGTCAGCGAGTTCTTCGATACCGCGACGATCGTGTCCGCCAGCCGCTAG
- a CDS encoding gamma-glutamylcyclotransferase, with product MRLTPSHLERVAMPVADPGPVQDRRYATEDDYAAVVARLLADRPADGAVWIFAYGSLIWNPVHDVAERRVALLRGWHRSFCLGWDTHFRGMPGRPGLMMVLDRGGACRGVIERLPDGRAEDNLFRLFRREMFLLPTPMPPRWVTVRTAAGECVRAITFAIDRDSGRYVGGLDADRVADMLATAVGHWGTMAEYLHNTVAHLEAEGIHDRRLWRLQEMVAARIEAAHGPIG from the coding sequence ATGCGCCTTACGCCGTCGCACCTCGAACGGGTTGCGATGCCGGTTGCCGACCCCGGCCCCGTGCAGGACCGGCGCTATGCCACCGAGGACGACTATGCGGCCGTCGTTGCGCGCCTGCTGGCCGACAGACCCGCCGACGGCGCAGTCTGGATCTTCGCCTACGGCTCGCTGATCTGGAACCCGGTGCACGACGTGGCCGAGCGCCGGGTGGCGCTGCTGCGCGGCTGGCACCGCTCGTTCTGCCTGGGCTGGGACACCCACTTCCGCGGCATGCCCGGCCGTCCCGGACTGATGATGGTGCTGGACCGCGGCGGCGCCTGCCGCGGGGTGATCGAACGGCTGCCCGATGGCCGCGCCGAGGACAACCTGTTCCGCCTGTTCCGGCGCGAGATGTTCCTGCTGCCGACGCCGATGCCGCCGCGCTGGGTCACGGTCCGTACCGCGGCGGGCGAGTGCGTGCGCGCGATAACCTTCGCGATCGATCGCGACAGCGGGCGCTATGTCGGCGGCCTCGACGCCGATCGCGTGGCCGACATGCTCGCCACCGCGGTCGGCCATTGGGGCACGATGGCGGAGTACCTGCACAACACCGTCGCCCACCTGGAGGCCGAGGGCATCCACGACCGACGGCTGTGGCGGCTGCAGGAGATGGTGGCCGCCCGCATCGAGGCCGCCCACGGGCCGATCGGCTGA
- a CDS encoding DUF4344 domain-containing metallopeptidase: MGRLGPFLWVAALALPTHAVLAQDEAVLDDPAVAAFVVNNTIGTLYHEIGHAFVDLYRLPVLGREEDAADSLSTLLMLEEQPDEVLDQMMLDASDVYWLSDAESQQGGYLPDYSDVHGLDLQRYYAMVCVVYGSDPERFQELADYAELEPERQESCSFDYTQAYDSWWQLLEPHLQGNEEAAGSVQLVFDEPAPENAALADLAQGSAELEQTVADLNDVFALPQDLVVRFAECDEENAWYDPADQSITMCYQIMASFLRLAQAGQAAE; the protein is encoded by the coding sequence ATGGGCCGCCTCGGTCCGTTTCTGTGGGTCGCGGCGCTGGCGCTGCCGACCCATGCCGTGCTGGCGCAGGACGAAGCCGTGCTCGACGACCCGGCGGTCGCCGCGTTCGTCGTCAACAACACGATCGGCACGCTCTATCACGAGATCGGCCATGCGTTCGTCGACCTCTACCGGCTGCCGGTGCTCGGCCGCGAGGAGGACGCCGCCGACAGCCTGTCGACCCTGCTGATGCTGGAGGAACAGCCCGACGAGGTGCTGGACCAGATGATGCTCGACGCCTCCGATGTCTACTGGCTCAGCGACGCGGAGTCGCAACAGGGCGGCTATCTGCCGGACTATTCGGACGTCCACGGCCTCGACCTGCAGCGCTACTACGCCATGGTCTGCGTCGTCTACGGCAGCGATCCGGAGCGGTTCCAGGAGCTGGCCGACTATGCCGAGCTCGAGCCCGAACGGCAGGAGTCGTGCTCCTTCGACTACACGCAGGCCTACGATAGCTGGTGGCAGCTGCTGGAGCCGCACCTGCAGGGCAACGAAGAGGCGGCGGGCAGCGTGCAACTGGTATTCGACGAGCCGGCGCCGGAAAACGCCGCGCTGGCCGATCTGGCCCAGGGTTCGGCGGAGCTGGAGCAGACGGTGGCCGACCTAAACGACGTCTTCGCCCTGCCGCAGGACCTGGTGGTCCGCTTCGCCGAATGCGACGAGGAGAATGCCTGGTACGACCCCGCCGACCAGTCGATCACCATGTGCTACCAGATCATGGCGTCGTTCCTGCGGCTGGCCCAGGCCGGGCAGGCGGCGGAGTAG